TGGCCTTGATATTACGGGGGGGAACAATGTTCAGCTGACGCTCGACCGACCAGCTGGTACTCAATACCAGCAGCAGTGACACATGGAGAAACACTGAGACAACAACAGGAAAACTGTAGCCCCGAAAGACAGGTTTACGAAAAATCTTGCCCGGAAACGGTTTCGGTACTTTCTTCATCAGCAGCAGCCGTTAATTCCCCTGCCGATCCAGTTCGGCCGGATCGGTGATCAGCCCGACATTCTCGACACCCGCTGATTGCAAGCCGGCCATGAGTTCAACCACAGAACCATAAGTCACCTTTCTATCCCCTTTAATCAACACCTGGGTGCGGGGGCTGGCCGACAACACCTTGCCCACTTTTTCAGCAATGGCATCCAGCCCTTTGGCAGCCTCACGCTCTGCGCCCAGATCGATAAAGTACTCACCATCGGCCTTGATCGAAATAATCAGCGCCTCGATATCCTCTTCCATCGGTATGACCTGGCTGGTTGTTTTCGGCAAATCCACCCTTAACCCCTGGGTCAGCATAGGGGCACTGACCATAAAGGCCACCAGCAATACCATCATAATGTCGATGAACGGAACCATATTGATTTCCGACATTACTTTCCGACCCGTTCTGGCGCGCGCCATAGACAATCGTCTCCTCAGCCCGCATCGGGTCGGTTGGAACGGCTGTGTACTTTGCGATGCAAAATACTGTGAAACTCATCCGCAAAGGTTTCATAGCTGGCCAGAAGTGAATCAACCCGGGAGGCATAGCGGTTATAAGCCACTACCGCCGGAATAGCTGCTACCAGACCAACAGCTGTGGTCATGAGAGCTTCAGCAATACCCGGGGCAACAGAAGCCAGTGTCGCCTGTTGTACCTGAGCCAGACCGCGAAACGAATTCATGATGCCAACCACAGTTCCGAACAACCCGACATAGGGGCAGGTGGAACCAACACTGGCCAGAAAGGGCAAGTGCATTTCCAGCTTTTCCTGCTCTCTGGAAATGGCTACCCGCATGGCACGCTGAGTGCCTTCCATAATTGCATCGGCATCGGATGTCCCCTGACTGCGCAGGCGGCTGAACTCACGAAAACCCGCTTTAAAGATGTTCTCCAGCCCACCGTCGGGGCTGGCATTGTCCTGCAATTCACGAAACAGCTGGGAAAGATCCATACCGGACCAGAACCGGTCTTCAAACTCAAGCATCGTTTGCTGGGCGTTACGGATTAATAATCCGCGCTGCACGATCATCACCCAGGAAACGACAGAAGCCGCGACCAGCATCAGCAGTACTAACAGCACAACCCAACTGGAATTACTGATCAACGACCACATGGACATGCTATCAGCCACCGATTACCTCGCTTGCAGTTAATCTGAAAACAGGATGTATCATACCATCAAACCTGTGACGTGTTGGTGACGCCCAGGCATAGACTCCGTAAGGCTTTTGTAATACTGGCAGGTTTCATGGTGGCACTGTCCAGGCAGGCCACAACAAAGTCTCCGGTACACAACAACTGTTCATCAGACTGACCACAATTCAACGTCACAGACTGACGAAATACCAGGCTTGCCCGTTTTACTTCAGACACTTCTGCTGTGACCGACACCTCGTCATCCAGTCTGGCTGGCTGACGAAAACGTACATCAGCACGGGTCACAACAAGCAGCCTGCCCTGCTCTTTCATGATCTGATGCCCCATACCTATATGGCGTAACCAGTCGGTTCGGGCCCGCTCCATAAACTTAAGGTAATTGGCATGGTAAACGATGCCGGCAGCATCGGTATCTTCGTAATAGATCCGCTGATGAATTGTGAAAGGGGCGTCAGAATTCACGACAATGTACTCATATACTCGGTAAGATCATTAAACCAGATCGTTACCTCCCTTGGAAATACCTGCACCGCCCCGAAATACCTTCACAGCAGTAGGCCAGTCGATTCCGGAGCTACCTCTTAATAACACCTGTTTAATAACACCTGTGACATCGCCGGTGATGGTAATGGTAATAGGGCGGGTGATAATAACCGTGCCAGCGAATGGCATCAACGCGCTCCCGCTCAAGTTTCTGCAGGTAATCATTGCGTCGATCCTGCTGCAGCTTCTGTTCCATACCCTGCTGCCGCTGAAGCATATCAGCCTGCGGTACCGGCTGACCAAAACGTTTCAGAGCCTCCTGGGCCTCGGGAATACCCCAGCGGGCAGCCATGGTGTAATGTTGGAACGCCTGCTCCATGGAAACAGGCACTCCTACTCCCATTTCATAACACCGCCCGGAATGGTACTGATCAATAGGCAACTCGGCCGCCCCACCCGTTACCCGGCCACAGGAGGCTGCAGACAATGTAAAACCATCACCAAAGACACCCGGCGACATTGGCTGGGCATCGACCCGAACCGTGTTGCTACATCCACTGACTATCATCATCAGCAAGCACAGAGCACCCAACAGCCAACATCGGTTCTCAGGTATCGGGGTGTCATTCGTTGCCATTAACCTCTCCTGAATAGCTTTTGCTTTTTAAACGGTTCTGCAGTTCTTCCCTGATTCTCTCCAGTCCCATCAGGTCCAGTGCTCCACAGCTCTGAATAATCTGATCCGGGTAGTGCCCCAGCTCTTTATCAGTTGACCATTGCTGCGCCAAATCGTTCAGGGAATGGATATCTCCGATATCAAGGTAATTAGAGAGCCCGGACAGCATCATCTCAATGCCTGCCAGCGGCACATCAGTATAATCGGTTTTATTTTTGCTGTCGGGCTGAATCTCCCCTCCTTCTCCTACCCAACGGTACACCTTACTGAACAGCTCGCTGAAGCGAACCGGCTTGCTGATAAAATCACACACGCCCACCCTGCTGATGCTCTGCCGGGTGGATTCCGACACACTGGCCGAAACAGCAATAATACTCAAGCCCTGATTCTCTGGCTGTTCATGTATCTCGCGGGTCGCACTGATGCCGTCCAGAACCGGCATTTTCAAATCCATTAACACCAGATCAAAACGACTGATCCGGCACTGCTCTAACGCTTCTGCGCCGTTCGCAGCCTCTTCAACCACAAACCCTGCACTGCGCAGAGCACTGATGAGCATATCCCGATTGGTTTCACTGTCATCCACCACCAGAATACGGCGACCATGATAATCACCGGATACCACCATTGTTTCCGAGGCGGCCTCCAGTGTCGGTCCAGCCTCTACCGATACGGGCAGGTAAGGAATACTGAAATGAAAGTCACTACCCCGGTGCAGCTGACTGGACACTTTCAATTCCCCTCCCATGGCTTTGACAAGGCGGTAACTGATCGCCAGACCCAACCCGGTTCCCCCCTGACTGCGACCCGACTTCAGCTGGCCAAACGGCTTAAACAGTCGGGCCTGATCGACGGTACTGATGCCCAGCCCCGTGTCTACAACGGAAAAACAAAGTTTTTTCTGTTTTTTTCTGACTTTTAATGAAACACCGCCATGATCCGTAAATTTAACCGCATTGCCCATAAGGTTGATTAACACCTGACGCAATTTGACGCTGTCGCCCACAATCTCGGGGCTGATACCAGAATCTATATCAACATCAAGAGTCAGCTCTTTGGTACGTGCAGTTTCTCTGACATTGGCCAACACTGTATCGAGCATACTCTCAAGCACATAAGGCTGAGGGTCCAGCTCAACGCCACTGCTTTCAATTTTGGTCATGTCGAGAATATCGTTAATTAACGTCATCAGATGCAGGGCACACCCTTCCAGAGAAGACAGGTTATCCCGGTAACGCTCCGGCACCTCGGCGTCGGTCAAAAGCAACTGGGCATAACCCAGCACACCGTTTAAAGGGGTCCGCAGCTCATGACTGATATTGGACAAAAATAATGACTTGGCCTGACTGGCCTGCTCGGCACTGACCTTGGCATGAACCAGCTCACTTTCGATGCGCTTACGTTCTGTCACATCCCTGAGAATGATGGAAATCAATTTTCCCTCTGCCGTTTCCAGAACATTACTCGATACTTCCATGGGGAAACGACGTCCTGATGCCGTAATACCTTCCGTTAAATACTCGTCTACACAGTGGCATTCAGGCCTTTCGGGATCCACTGGCGCCAGAAGGCGTTCCTCACTACGACGGTCCGGCGCAATCAGCAAAGCCAGGGGCATATTGATCAGCTGCGACGGTTTGAATCCGGACAGTTCGGTCACCCTTCTGTTCACCAGAGCAATAACACCATCATCATTGCAAATGACTGTGGCATCCGGTGCAGAGGCGATCAACTGCCTGAACTTCTCGGTATCATTAATCCTCTCTGTGATATCGTTGGCCATGCCTTCTATCACAACGGGGGTTCGACCTGACTCCAGGGAGGAAGCATCAGCAACCGTCACCGGTTTTTCGTGGGTTGTGCAAAACAGTTCCACTCTGCGAAAGCTGCCATCCTTATGCACCATTTCTACCTCGAAGGCTTCCTCCCACTGACCCGAAACCAGAGTAGCCAGCTTGTCCGAAAAAACCTTATTCAAGCTTGAAGCAGACAAAAAGCATTGCATCTGCCCTGCAAAAGCGTCTTCACTGTAACCGAGAATGGCCTTGATGGAAGGGCTGACATACGTCACCGCACCACTGGCATCAAGGTTAAAATAGAAGTACTGACCTTTGAGCTGCTGCACCAGATGACCAATATTATTTGCCCGGGCTTTCTGCAGTAACCGCTCACGATCGCGCAACCGTTGCAACAGCATGTTAAAGCTGTAGTCCAGACTGGCCGCTTCATCGCAGTAGCCATCATCTGAATTCTGCCCACTCGGAGAAGCAAATTCGTTCATCTGCGACTTCAGTCGGTTCAACGGCCGGGTAATCAGTCCGGATACGGTCCACAGGCAGAACATGGTCAGAAGTAATACCAGCGCAATCAGGCTGACACTGATCACTGCCTGACGAACAATGGGCTGAAGAATACTGTCTTCGAGGATACTGATACTGAAATACCAGCCAGTGGACGGTATAGGGGTGGCAGTCACCCACTTTTTCACACCTCTTATCTCAACCCTGAAGTTAATGGACTGCCTTTTTCCGGTTACACGCCGGAACGCCTCATCAAAGACGGCACAGGGAGGCTTTTCAGAATGTGCCTTAATGGGTCTGGTGATGAAATCAACCAGCTCTCCGGAATCTTCACGGGTTACATTGACCTGACTGTAGCCATCACAGGGACCACTGTTAATAAACGTCCGTAACTCCCTGTTTTTCTCCAGTGATTTGCTGTTGGCATACACGGTTATCCCTTCCCTGTCGAGAATCACCAGCCGGGTTTCAGGGTCTGACCATATTAGCGGAGCGGTCAGAAGGGAACCGTCGATATCAATTCGCAACAGTGCAAATTGCCCGTCCCGAAACAGTACCGGCACCATATAGGTTGACCTGAACACCGACTGTCGGCTGGCAATGCGATTAACGTACCATTCAGGTTTTGTACGCTGCCCGACAGCAAATTCCTGCAAAATGACTTCAGGCAACCCGGGTACCGCGTAATGATCAGGCCCTCTGGCAAACTGATCAGCACGTTTATTCCAGTAACGGCTCCTGGCCGGCTGGCCCGGAAATGTCAAACCAACGCCTACCACCAGTCGTGCATCACCCAGTAACTCGGAGGCACTGACAGGTACAACGTCCAGATCCGATGACAGTCGCTGATCCAGCAACAACCCCAGACTTTTACCGGCAAGATGTATTTCCTGCAAGTGCCCGTCAATCACACTGGCATAACGAAGACTCTGCTCAAGATGACTGTGGCTGATTTCCACGGAAGCTGCATGAAAAGTGAAATAAAGATACACAGCTGTTACCAGGCTGTAGAACACAACAGCCGGAACCAGAGTAAATAGCGTAATCTTTTGTCTGATAGAGGTAGACATAAATCGTTTACTTCTGCACAGCTCTGATAAAGCCTCCTCATCCGTGAAAGAGTTCTCAACAATGAGCAGGAAAGAGATAAATATTGCAGCCTGTTTGAAGTCGCCTGCTCATTTATGGCGTCCTTAGCTGAATTTATAGCGGCCTCGCCAAACAGACTCAGATAAGTGAAGCCAAGTCACAACATAGACAGTCAACTGCACTACAGCCAATTGAATTAGCCCATTTCAAACAAAATGCAGGAAACAAACGAGAAGAAGAAAAGTAATGAAAGGGGGGAAATCGAATCATCCCCCCGGCTGGCTTCTAAAAACTACTCTTGATTTTCAAGACCAAAGTGCAAATAGGCATGCTTTGTCACCATTCGCCCACGGGGAGTACGCATCATATAGCCCTGTTGAATCAGGTAAGGTTCCAGAACATCTTCAATGGTGTCCCGTTCTTCACTGATGGCTGCCGCAAGATTATCTACCCCCACAGGACCACCATCGAATTTTTCAATCATCGCCAACAGCAGGCGACGGTCCATGTGGTCAAAGCCACTGGCATCCACATCAAGCATATTCAATGCCAAATCAGCCGTAGACTGGTCAATCAGACCGCTGCCTTTCACTTCCGCATAGTCGCGCACCCGGCGCAGCAATCGGTTAGCGATACGCGGGGTGCCACGGGAACGTCTGGCAATTTCCCGGGCTCCTACTTCATCAATAGCCACCCCCAGAATACCAGCCGACCTTGCCACAATGTGGGTCAGGTCATCGATACTGTAAAACTCCAGGCGCTGAACAATACCGAAACGATCCCTCAGGGGTGAGGTCAGAAGGCCGGCCCTTGTGGTCGCCCCCACCAGAGTAAACGGAGGCAAATCCAGCTTGATGGAACGTGCCGCGGGCCCTTCTCCGATCATAATATCCAGCTGGTAGTCTTCCATGGCCGGATATAATACCTCTTCAACCACAGGACTCAACCGGTGGATCTCGTCAATGAACAGAATGTCATTGGGCTCCAGATTGGTCAGAAGTGCCGCCAAGTCTCCGGCTTTTTCCAGTACCGGCCCTGAAGTCGAACGAATATTACTGTCCATTTCGTTGGCAAGAATATGCGACAGTGTCGTCTTACCCAATCCCGGCGGACCAAAAATGAGGGTATGGTCCAGAGCATCCTGACGTAAACGGGCCGCCTGAATGAATATTTCCATCTGCTCACGAACTTTTGGCTGACCTACGTAGTCTGCCAGTTTAACCGGACGAATAGCCCGGTCCTGCGCTTCCTCAACAGGGCGTGGCGCTGCTGATATCAATCGATCTGCTTCAATCATTTCAAAGCCTGCTATAGAATCATCTCAGCGTATCATTTCGTTGTCAGAAAACGAATCACCGCCGACATTATTCGCTATCTTTAATGTTTCATTGGTTTCAGATTTTAGTTAGTACGAATGAACCAGACATCCGGCACTTCTCAATATCAGTACGGTAGCGGGCTGACCTGCTCCGTCATGGCCTCCATTCTCTTTGGCATCACCCCATGGCTGGTGCAACAACTATTCATCAGCGACAACTATTCATCAGCGACAACTATTCATCAGCGGCAACCAGCTGTTCCGGGTACGAATGCTCACCGGCAGCCTGCCTGTGCCTGATGCTCGCTATTACCCTGAGCGCACAATGGCATGAAGTTAGGAAAATGATTGGCCACAGGCGAAACCTGATGTTTCTGATTCCAGGTACTGCCCTGGTGGGCATCCAGTGGTGGCTGTTTGTCTGGGCTCCGGTTAACCAGCAGACCAAAGAACTGGCGCTGGGCTATTTCCTGCTCCCACTGACTCTGGCGCTTACCGGATGGCTGTTTTATGGCGAAAAGCTCAGCACGGCTCAAAGGTTGGCGGTTGCTCTGGCGGCTCTGGGTGTGGCCGTTGAACTCTGGCAGCAGGGTTCGTTACCCTGGGTGGCCTTAGTGGTGGCCGGATTGTATCCGGTTTACTTTATGGTTCGCCGAAAGGTGCAGGCCAGCGTGGTGACCATCATGCTTTTCGAACAGTCACTGTTTCTGCCCTTTGCCCTTTACTTCCTGCTGCAAAGCAGCGAGTTCACATTACTACTGCAGAACACACCGTTACGTTACTGTGGTTCCTGTTACCACTATTCGGCGTTATCTCAGTCTGCTCCATGCTGATGTACGTGAATGCTTCCAGCAAACTGCCTTTCAGTCTGTTCGGACTATTGTCTTATCTTGAACCCGCTCTGATGTTTGTGGTGGCCATCGTTATACTGCAGGAGTCGTTTGAAGCAACGCAATGGATCACTTATGGCCTTATCTGGGCTGCCACACTGACCGTTGTTATTGATCTGGCCATACACTTGTACCGGCAAATTCGGAGCCAAAAGGCTGTGCAGTCCATCCATATAGAACAGAACTGAGTCGGCTATCAACAGCCTGCGAAGGTGGCCAAAAGGAATCACACTAACTTAAGCAGCTTGCTCCTGGTACGGCTTCAGCCTGCGCGTCTGAGTTCTTTGGGGTACTGTAACCTTTTGTACGACTTCGCCCGCCTCTTTACCACTCCTGACCCTGAACTGTCCGGATGATTTCCAACCACTTCAGTCCGTGCCATTGATCTATAATCACGCTTTGTAAATCTAATGCTTATATTCCCATATGCCGCTTTCTTTTTTTCGCGCAGTAAGAGTGATTGCAATCTTAATGTATGTCCTGTTTGTACACTATGCGCAAGCTGGCAAAAAATACACCAGCTGGAAGCTGGTGATTCCCAGTCCCAAGGATCAGGTTGGGAGTGGACGATTTCTTTATCCGAGTGCTCAGGAGCCAGGGCAGTTTCAGCTGGTTCGTGAGCTTGGGTATATTCATCTGACTGAAGATGTGAGTTTGATGTTTATACATCCAGACTTCGGCAGCACAACTCTGGCAATGCCTGAAAGCTTCCAACCCGATGCCGACCGCCACCAGTTTGTTATTTATCCTTCTTTATCAGCTCAGGTGGGACACACCAGTGAAACCGGAGGTCAGGAATTAAACCTTATTCTGGAATTTATCGTTCCGCCCGGGGCTCAAATACCTGCCCCTGACAGCGTGCCGGGTGTTTATAACGTCAAAACGGTTCGACGGAAAAATAAGAAACACATCCATCAATACACCATTGCCTTACACACTCTGACTGCACCTGTCACTATCACGGTGGACACTAATCTGATTTTTCATCATGACAACAGCAGGGCCATTCTGGGAGAGCAGAACTTTTACCTCTCATTACATCCGCATCAACAATCTGAGCAGCAGCCGGCAGAGGATACCAGCAGCAACAGCCTTGATGCTGCTGTTGTCGTGTACTTCCCTCCGGACCATACTGGTCAACATCTCTGGTTGATGCAGCCAGAGATGGATACGCCTCCCCAGGCTACAGATGAGGCCAACCCTGAGGTAGCCAAGCCTTACTCAGTAG
Above is a window of Endozoicomonas montiporae CL-33 DNA encoding:
- the tolR gene encoding protein TolR, with product MARARTGRKVMSEINMVPFIDIMMVLLVAFMVSAPMLTQGLRVDLPKTTSQVIPMEEDIEALIISIKADGEYFIDLGAEREAAKGLDAIAEKVGKVLSASPRTQVLIKGDRKVTYGSVVELMAGLQSAGVENVGLITDPAELDRQGN
- the tolQ gene encoding protein TolQ, with the translated sequence MWSLISNSSWVVLLVLLMLVAASVVSWVMIVQRGLLIRNAQQTMLEFEDRFWSGMDLSQLFRELQDNASPDGGLENIFKAGFREFSRLRSQGTSDADAIMEGTQRAMRVAISREQEKLEMHLPFLASVGSTCPYVGLFGTVVGIMNSFRGLAQVQQATLASVAPGIAEALMTTAVGLVAAIPAVVAYNRYASRVDSLLASYETFADEFHSILHRKVHSRSNRPDAG
- the ybgC gene encoding tol-pal system-associated acyl-CoA thioesterase; the protein is MNSDAPFTIHQRIYYEDTDAAGIVYHANYLKFMERARTDWLRHIGMGHQIMKEQGRLLVVTRADVRFRQPARLDDEVSVTAEVSEVKRASLVFRQSVTLNCGQSDEQLLCTGDFVVACLDSATMKPASITKALRSLCLGVTNTSQV
- a CDS encoding sel1 repeat family protein; translated protein: MATNDTPIPENRCWLLGALCLLMMIVSGCSNTVRVDAQPMSPGVFGDGFTLSAASCGRVTGGAAELPIDQYHSGRCYEMGVGVPVSMEQAFQHYTMAARWGIPEAQEALKRFGQPVPQADMLQRQQGMEQKLQQDRRNDYLQKLERERVDAIRWHGYYHPPYYHYHHRRCHRCY
- a CDS encoding PAS domain S-box protein, with the protein product MSTSIRQKITLFTLVPAVVFYSLVTAVYLYFTFHAASVEISHSHLEQSLRYASVIDGHLQEIHLAGKSLGLLLDQRLSSDLDVVPVSASELLGDARLVVGVGLTFPGQPARSRYWNKRADQFARGPDHYAVPGLPEVILQEFAVGQRTKPEWYVNRIASRQSVFRSTYMVPVLFRDGQFALLRIDIDGSLLTAPLIWSDPETRLVILDREGITVYANSKSLEKNRELRTFINSGPCDGYSQVNVTREDSGELVDFITRPIKAHSEKPPCAVFDEAFRRVTGKRQSINFRVEIRGVKKWVTATPIPSTGWYFSISILEDSILQPIVRQAVISVSLIALVLLLTMFCLWTVSGLITRPLNRLKSQMNEFASPSGQNSDDGYCDEAASLDYSFNMLLQRLRDRERLLQKARANNIGHLVQQLKGQYFYFNLDASGAVTYVSPSIKAILGYSEDAFAGQMQCFLSASSLNKVFSDKLATLVSGQWEEAFEVEMVHKDGSFRRVELFCTTHEKPVTVADASSLESGRTPVVIEGMANDITERINDTEKFRQLIASAPDATVICNDDGVIALVNRRVTELSGFKPSQLINMPLALLIAPDRRSEERLLAPVDPERPECHCVDEYLTEGITASGRRFPMEVSSNVLETAEGKLISIILRDVTERKRIESELVHAKVSAEQASQAKSLFLSNISHELRTPLNGVLGYAQLLLTDAEVPERYRDNLSSLEGCALHLMTLINDILDMTKIESSGVELDPQPYVLESMLDTVLANVRETARTKELTLDVDIDSGISPEIVGDSVKLRQVLINLMGNAVKFTDHGGVSLKVRKKQKKLCFSVVDTGLGISTVDQARLFKPFGQLKSGRSQGGTGLGLAISYRLVKAMGGELKVSSQLHRGSDFHFSIPYLPVSVEAGPTLEAASETMVVSGDYHGRRILVVDDSETNRDMLISALRSAGFVVEEAANGAEALEQCRISRFDLVLMDLKMPVLDGISATREIHEQPENQGLSIIAVSASVSESTRQSISRVGVCDFISKPVRFSELFSKVYRWVGEGGEIQPDSKNKTDYTDVPLAGIEMMLSGLSNYLDIGDIHSLNDLAQQWSTDKELGHYPDQIIQSCGALDLMGLERIREELQNRLKSKSYSGEVNGNE
- the ruvB gene encoding Holliday junction branch migration DNA helicase RuvB, coding for MIEADRLISAAPRPVEEAQDRAIRPVKLADYVGQPKVREQMEIFIQAARLRQDALDHTLIFGPPGLGKTTLSHILANEMDSNIRSTSGPVLEKAGDLAALLTNLEPNDILFIDEIHRLSPVVEEVLYPAMEDYQLDIMIGEGPAARSIKLDLPPFTLVGATTRAGLLTSPLRDRFGIVQRLEFYSIDDLTHIVARSAGILGVAIDEVGAREIARRSRGTPRIANRLLRRVRDYAEVKGSGLIDQSTADLALNMLDVDASGFDHMDRRLLLAMIEKFDGGPVGVDNLAAAISEERDTIEDVLEPYLIQQGYMMRTPRGRMVTKHAYLHFGLENQE